GGTAGCCACCTTAATCAACGCTTATGCCTGCTGCACTGGTTGCGTCGGGCATTACGCCTCTGCCCCCATTTCGTCGCGCAGCAGTTTACCCCATCTCTGAAAATCGCGCTAAAGCAGCTCGGCATCGCCCGCACTTTATATGACGATACCAACCTGCGGGCGCTGATTAATTTTTGCTCCCGCCGCCTGCAGCGCCAGTTTGAATGCCGGGACACGCAGTTTTTGCAGCTCTATCTGCAGTACTGCCTGCTCCAGCACCAGCTGGGCCTGAGCCCGGAGTTTTCTGTGGTTCAGCGCAACTGGACCCAGTCGCGCAACGAATATCTGATGGCGCAGGAGATTGTGCGCCACTGGCAGCGCCGCGTGGCGCAGGTGCCTCACGCCGATGAGCAGCCGTTTCTGGCGCTATTGTTTATGATGCTCCGCACGCCGGATCCCCTGCGCGATGCGCACCAGGAAGATGACCGCCTGCGCCGCACCATCACCCGCATGATCGCCCGCTTTCATGGGCAAACCGGGATGCAGTTCAGCGACGAGCAGGGGCTTACCGACCAGCTCTATATCCATCTGGCCCAGGCCCTGGACCGCTCGCTGTTTGGCATCGGTATCGACAACAGCCTGCCCGAGGAGATCCACCGTCTCTATCCACGCCTGATGCGGACCACCCGGGAGGTGCTGTTCGAGCTGGAGGCGGAGTTTGGCCTGCGGTTCTCCGAGGAGGAGTCGAGCCTGGTGGCGGTGATCTTTGGCGCCTGGCTGATGCAGGAGAGCGATCTGCATGAAAAGCAGGTGGTGTTGCTGACCGGAGAGGACAAAGCCTGCGAGGAGCTGATTGAACAGCAGCTGCGGGAGCTGACCCTGCTGCCGCTGAACATTCGCTATGTGACGTTACAGGCCTTTCAGAAGGAGGGGGCCCCGCGCGAGGCCGCCCTGGTGGTCACGCCCTATACCACCGCCCTGCCGCTGTTCTCGCCGCCGCTCATCCACGCCGTCGAGGCGTTGAATGCGCAGCAGCAGGAACATATTCGCGCCATGCTGGAGTCTTAGCGCGCTGCCACCCGCGGACGCAGCAGGACCGCGGGCAGCGCTACCAGCGCCATCACCCAGAACACCCCGTGACCGAGATGCTGGTAAAGGAAACCGGCGAAGACGGTCATGATCGCAATACTGCCCCCCATCGCCACCGCCGAGTAGACCGCCTGCAGGCGGATCACATCCCCGCCTTTACGCGCCGAGATATAGCGCATCGCTGCCAGGTGGCACACCGTGAAGGTGCCGCAGTGCAGGATCTGCGCGACAATCAGCCACGGCAGCTCGGTGGTCCAGCCCATGATCCCCCAGCGGGCGATACCGCAGACGGCAGAGAGCAGGAGCAGATCCCGGGCGGTAAAGCGGCGGAACAGTCGGTTGCTGAGGGCAAAGATGATGACCTCCGCCACCACGCCCAGCGACCAGAGATAACCGACGGCCGAAGCGGAATACCCGGCGCTCTGCCAGTAGAGGGCGCTGAAGCCATAGTAGGCGGCATGGGCTCCCTGCAGCAGGCAGACGCAGGCGAGGAAACGCCAGCTCTGGGCCACCAGCGAGCGCCATGCCGGCCAGCCGGCGCTCTCCTGCTGGCGGCTCTCGCCCTGCGGCATTACCGATGGGCGAAGCAGCATCCCGAGCAGCATCGACATAATCCCGACGCTCAGCAGGGCCAGAATGGCGCGATAGTCATACAGGCTTACCAGCTTGCCCACCAGCGCCGAGCCAATCACAAAGGCGATTGAGCCCCACAGCCGCACCCGGCCATAGTCCATGGTGATCTGCTTTTGCCAGGTATTGGCCAGCG
This Leclercia sp. S52 DNA region includes the following protein-coding sequences:
- the csiE gene encoding stationary phase inducible protein CsiE — encoded protein: MMTTLEMPSALSSSQRRCQVLLMLYVPGFRATLESIGEINGVDDALCRQDIDEMRMEIQRYHQLDIATQHDGCYLLEGSHLNQRLCLLHWLRRALRLCPHFVAQQFTPSLKIALKQLGIARTLYDDTNLRALINFCSRRLQRQFECRDTQFLQLYLQYCLLQHQLGLSPEFSVVQRNWTQSRNEYLMAQEIVRHWQRRVAQVPHADEQPFLALLFMMLRTPDPLRDAHQEDDRLRRTITRMIARFHGQTGMQFSDEQGLTDQLYIHLAQALDRSLFGIGIDNSLPEEIHRLYPRLMRTTREVLFELEAEFGLRFSEEESSLVAVIFGAWLMQESDLHEKQVVLLTGEDKACEELIEQQLRELTLLPLNIRYVTLQAFQKEGAPREAALVVTPYTTALPLFSPPLIHAVEALNAQQQEHIRAMLES
- a CDS encoding 3-phenylpropionate MFS transporter, which translates into the protein MVLHSTRWLALSYFTYFFSYGIFLPFWSVWLKGIGLTPEMIGVLLGSGLVARFLGSLLIAPRVSDPSLLIKAVRVLALLTLVFMAGFWVSQQFAWLVVVMVGFNLFFSPLVPLTDALANTWQKQITMDYGRVRLWGSIAFVIGSALVGKLVSLYDYRAILALLSVGIMSMLLGMLLRPSVMPQGESRQQESAGWPAWRSLVAQSWRFLACVCLLQGAHAAYYGFSALYWQSAGYSASAVGYLWSLGVVAEVIIFALSNRLFRRFTARDLLLLSAVCGIARWGIMGWTTELPWLIVAQILHCGTFTVCHLAAMRYISARKGGDVIRLQAVYSAVAMGGSIAIMTVFAGFLYQHLGHGVFWVMALVALPAVLLRPRVAAR